The genomic DNA GGCGTGTCATACATCCGCTCGATCTCCCTCTTCGGACTTTCGTATGTGGGAGTCTACTTCGAGGACGACGTCGACATCTATTTCGCGCGGCGCCTGGTCGGGGAAAGGCTGCAGGAAGCCGCGGAGCGAATTCCCGAGGGCTACGGGAAGCCGGAGCTCGGGCCGAACAGCTCCGGCCTCGGACAGGTCTTCTGGTACACCATCGAATCCGCCGACAACAAGCTTTCCGCAATGGATCTGCGCACGCTTCAAGACTGGAATGTGCGCTTCCTGCTACGAACGGCGCCGGGCGTCGACGACGTGACTTCCTGGGGAGGCCAGGAGAAGCAGATCCAGGTTTCGATCGATCCGAACAAGCTCCTCAAGTACAACTTGACATTCAAAACCGTCATGGAGGCACTTGAGGCCAACAACCGACAGGTCGGCGGGCAATTCGTGGATCTCGGTAGCGAGCAGTACCTAGTACGCGGGCTTGGGCTGGTCGGAAGCGCGAAGGACGTTGCCGGCATCGTCGTAGCAGAGCACGAGGGTACTCCGATCTATATCCGAGATGTAGCGGAGGTCAAGGAGGGAGCGGCGGTTCGTTTTGGCGCAGTTACCCGAGATGGCAAGGAAGTGGCGCTCGGCATTGCGCTCGCGCGCATCAATGAGAATGCTAAGAATGTCGTCGACGCCGTGAAGGCCAAGCTCAAGGCTGCACAGCAAGCGCTTCCCCAAGGCGTGACGATCAATCCTGTCTACGATCGAACGGGCCTTGTCGATAGAGCCCTCGATACGGCAACCAGTGCATTGATCGAAGGTTCCATTCTGGTGGCAATCGTATTGTTTCTATTTCTGGGCGAGTTCCGTTCGGCGGTGGTCGTGATCGTCACCCTGCCCCTGTGCATGCTGATCGCTTTCATGCTGATGCAATACTTCGGCTTTTCGGCGAACCTCATGTCGCTCGCGGGGCTCGCGATCGGAATCGGGATGATGGTCGATGGCGCAGTCGTGATGGTGGAGAACGGGTTCCGGCTCTTGTCGCACCACGCGGGCAAGGCGGTGAATCGCACGCACGTCATACTGGAAGCCGCACGCGAGGTGATCAATCCCATCGCTTTCGCGATTTTGATCATCATCGTCGTCTTCCTGCCCTTGTTTTCACTCTCGGGTTTGGAAGGAAAGTTGTTCAAGCCCATGGCGTTCGCCATCACCTTCGCAATGGTAGGTTCCTTGATCCTCACCGTCAGCCTGGTGCCGGTGCTTTCGGCACTGGTGCTCAAAGCGAGGCCCGAAAAGGACACCATCCTCATTCGCGGCGCCAAGGCGCTCTACCTGCCGCTGCTCGACTGGTCACTCGAGCACAAGAAGATCGTGATCGGTGCGGCACTGCTCCTGCTCGTCTCGGCCCTTGCGACGTTTCCGTTCCTCGGTAAGGAGTTCATGCCCACGCTTCAGGAGGGCGAAATCATGTTTCGGGTAACCGGCATTCCGTCGACCTCCCTGGAGGAAAGTGTCCGGGTATCCCAACGGATGGATGCCGTTCTCAAAAAGAACTTTCCGGAGGTCAAATCAGTTCTTGCCACGATCGGCCGCGCAGAGAAAGGTGAAACAACCGACGCGAACTACATGGAAGTGTTGGTCGAGGTGAAGCCTGTGTCCGAGTGGCCGACCGAGATGCCCATGCCCGTTCTTTCGGACAAGATGCGAGACAAGCTCGAAGAGGAAATTCCGACCGTAGTGTTCTCTGCGACTCAGCCCATTCAAATGCGGGTAGAGGAGCTCATCTCTGGCGTGCGAGCGACGCTGGCGCTCAAGGTGTATGGCCCGGACCTGCAGACGCTCGATCGCCTGGCCGAGCAGATCAGGCCGGTACTGGGCGCAATTCCCGGTGTGGCTGATCTGTCGCTCGAGGCCAATAGGGGCAAGCCGCAGATCATAGTGCGCGTGAATAGAGCTGCCGCAGATCGGTTCGGAATCAACGCCGACGACATTTTGGACGTGGTGCAGGTCGGTGTCGGCGGCAAGTCGGTAACGACGTTACTCGAAGGGACGCGTCGGTTCGACATCCAGGTACGACTCGCCCCCGGATATCGCGACAGCGTGCGCGCGATCGAAAGCATTCCCATTCGGACCAACAATGGCGGCCTTGTGCCACTCGCACGCGTGGCTACGGTCGAGGTGGATGAAGGCTATACATTCGTACGTCGAGAGCAGCTTCAGCGCTACGCGGTCATCCAGATGGACGTGAAGGGCCGAGATGTCGACGGCTTCGTCAATGAGGGCGAAGCGGCGATCCGGGAGCGCGTGAAGCTTCCGGAAGGCTATTGGATCGAGTGGGGCGGCGCCTTCGAGAACCAGCAACGGGCGATGGCGAGGCTTGCCGTGATCGTGCCGTTGACGATCGGCCTCATCTTCATCTTGCTCTACACGGCTTTCAACTCAGTAACCTACGCGACGCTCATCATTGCAAACGTTCCGTTTGCGATCATAGGAGGCGTCTTCGGCTTGGCGATCACGGGCCAGTACGTCTCGGTTCCCTCGGCGATCGGCTTCATCGCGGTATTCGGGGTTGCCATGCTCAATGGCATCGTTCTGGTTTCGTTTCTGAACGACTTGCGCCGCCACGGGCATAGCATCCGAGACACCGTACGCCAGGGCGCGGCGCTACGGCTGCGGCCCGTGCTCATGACCGCCTCGGTTGCCATTCTGGGCCTCATCCCAATGTTGCTGTCGTCCGGCATAGGGGCGGAGACGCAGCGTCCGCTTGCGACGGTGGTAGTAGGCGGGCTTTTTACCTCCACGGCGCTGACGTTGCTGCTTCTGCCGCTGATCTACGAGTGGATCGAGCTTCGACGCGAGCGCCGGCGCGAGAGCGCGGAGTCAGCGCAACCTCAATTGACCAATCCGACGGTGGAGCGGGGAGAGGGCGCATGAAGGAAATCAAGGCGTTCATTCATAAAGACAGAATCTCGGAGGTGGTCGCAGCGCTGAATGCATCAGGGTGCCGTTCTTCGGATGAGAGGACAGGATGCAGAAGCATCAACGTTGCGGCTGTCCAGAGCCTCACCAGTCCGGCTGAGGGCGAAGAGCAACACTATTCGATGGAATTGGCAGAAACGGTCGTGCGCGAATGGAAACTGGAACTGTTCTGCGAGGACGAGCAGACCGATCAGCTGGTGAAGGTCATCGCGCAGGCAGCGAGTATAGGACGCGGCATTGCCGGCTGGATCTTCGTCACTGAGGTCGTGAGCTCGATTCCGATACTGGGCCCGAGCAAGTACGGGCCGCCGAACTGACCCTCAAGACATTCGTTTCAACCCAGGCAGAAAGGAACCTCTGTGAACGCAGTGGCTGCACTCGCATTGAGTCTCGTGCTGGTACTGAACATTTCGCCGAGCTTCGGCGCAGACAAACACGACCATGCCAAGATGGGCGCCAACGGTGGACAAGTGGTGGATGCCGGTCCATATCATCTGGAACTGGTGGTGAACGGTCAGGAGCTCACGCTGTACGTGCTCGACGAGAAGAACAGCAAGGTCTCGGTCGACGGTGCCAAGGCGAGCGCGATCGTAATGAGTGGGGGCGGAAAGACAACGATCGCCCCGGCGGGCGATAACGCACTAAAAGGCGCGCGCAAGTTTCAGGCGAAGGAGGATATGAGAGTGTTGCTGTCGCTCACGCTCCCAGGAAAGGCCACGCAACAAGCACGCTTTACCCCATTGCACAAGGAAGGCGGTGACCACAAGGGACACGGTCATTGAAGGCGCAGCTGAATCCAGAGTATTGCGACCAATAGTACAGGGCCGCAGTTTTCACCGCCGGCCCTGTCCGGCGACGGTCTATGGGTGAAGAATGCAGGTGTCAGTCGATCGGGGCAAGATGATTCGGTGCCGGGCGCCTCTCGTCGGCCGTTCTCCGCTGCTCATGATCGAGGGAATCCGTGTGCGTGAGCTTGCCACTCGTGAACTCGTATCGATGCG from Betaproteobacteria bacterium includes the following:
- a CDS encoding CusA/CzcA family heavy metal efflux RND transporter yields the protein MLNAIVDLSLRYKVLVLVAFTVVIFFGVRAWQQVPVDAFPDVTPNQVNIYTESPGLAAEDVERLLTFPIESAMAGLPGVSYIRSISLFGLSYVGVYFEDDVDIYFARRLVGERLQEAAERIPEGYGKPELGPNSSGLGQVFWYTIESADNKLSAMDLRTLQDWNVRFLLRTAPGVDDVTSWGGQEKQIQVSIDPNKLLKYNLTFKTVMEALEANNRQVGGQFVDLGSEQYLVRGLGLVGSAKDVAGIVVAEHEGTPIYIRDVAEVKEGAAVRFGAVTRDGKEVALGIALARINENAKNVVDAVKAKLKAAQQALPQGVTINPVYDRTGLVDRALDTATSALIEGSILVAIVLFLFLGEFRSAVVVIVTLPLCMLIAFMLMQYFGFSANLMSLAGLAIGIGMMVDGAVVMVENGFRLLSHHAGKAVNRTHVILEAAREVINPIAFAILIIIVVFLPLFSLSGLEGKLFKPMAFAITFAMVGSLILTVSLVPVLSALVLKARPEKDTILIRGAKALYLPLLDWSLEHKKIVIGAALLLLVSALATFPFLGKEFMPTLQEGEIMFRVTGIPSTSLEESVRVSQRMDAVLKKNFPEVKSVLATIGRAEKGETTDANYMEVLVEVKPVSEWPTEMPMPVLSDKMRDKLEEEIPTVVFSATQPIQMRVEELISGVRATLALKVYGPDLQTLDRLAEQIRPVLGAIPGVADLSLEANRGKPQIIVRVNRAAADRFGINADDILDVVQVGVGGKSVTTLLEGTRRFDIQVRLAPGYRDSVRAIESIPIRTNNGGLVPLARVATVEVDEGYTFVRREQLQRYAVIQMDVKGRDVDGFVNEGEAAIRERVKLPEGYWIEWGGAFENQQRAMARLAVIVPLTIGLIFILLYTAFNSVTYATLIIANVPFAIIGGVFGLAITGQYVSVPSAIGFIAVFGVAMLNGIVLVSFLNDLRRHGHSIRDTVRQGAALRLRPVLMTASVAILGLIPMLLSSGIGAETQRPLATVVVGGLFTSTALTLLLLPLIYEWIELRRERRRESAESAQPQLTNPTVERGEGA
- a CDS encoding P-II family nitrogen regulator encodes the protein MKEIKAFIHKDRISEVVAALNASGCRSSDERTGCRSINVAAVQSLTSPAEGEEQHYSMELAETVVREWKLELFCEDEQTDQLVKVIAQAASIGRGIAGWIFVTEVVSSIPILGPSKYGPPN